In Oncorhynchus masou masou isolate Uvic2021 chromosome 28, UVic_Omas_1.1, whole genome shotgun sequence, the DNA window TACAACTGCAAGGTACTACCTAGGGTATTCACTAGGCATGAAATGGAAGGAAAGAATTTACTGAAATAGGGAAGGATGACCTAGAACATTGCACCGAATACATCTGTTTAACCTATAGCTATTGTCagcagtaatcatgagcctataaACCAGAGTTATGCTGTTAGCACTTAGGTGGTGTGcaatagtaggaagaccacttagtgcagggtgagctgcataatcagctccaatgtaaataacatgagtacgtctaagcttcccagtaaataATTAAAAACAATCAACACAGAAAGGTGCTTAAAAATAGCCCATTTTAACATATGTAATCTAAGAAACAAGGTCCAGtaagtcaataacttgcttgtaacagatgacattcatattctctgatatctctgaaactcacttagataatacctttgatacagtggtagcaatacatggttttaacatctaccgaaaagacagaaatgccaacggaGGAGGTGTTGCTGTCTATATTCAGAACTATTCCTGTATCGCTTAGAGACaatctaatgttaaatactgttgaagtaatatggctacaggttcatctgcctcacctaaagcccattattgtgggaagctgctatagacgaccaagtgttaacagtcagtatctagataatatgtgtgaaatgcttgataatgtatgtgatatcaacagagaggtatattttctgggtgatttgtaaatattgactggctatcaTCAAGCTTCAagctgtaaccagtgcctgcaacctgaaTCAGATTGTccatcaacctaccagggtagttacaaacagcacaggaatgaaatcatcaacatgtattgatcacatttttactgacactgcagatatttgctttaaagcagtatccaaatccattggatgtagtgatcacaatataatagccatatctaggaaaaccaaagttccaaaggctgggcttaatatagtgaataagaggtcatacaataagttttgtactgattcatatgttgatgatgtaaagaatatttgctggtttgtggtgtaatgaggagcaaccagacactgcacttgacgcatttatgaaactacttattccagttaaTAATAAGCAcgcggtggtctaaggcactgcatcgcagtgctagctgtaccaccagagactctgggtttgagcccaggctctgtcacagccgaccgggaggtccatggggtgacgcacaattggcctagcattgtccgggttaATGAGGGTTTGGcgggtagggatatccttgtctcattgtgcattagcgactcctgtggcgggctgggcgcaatgcccgctgaccaggtcgctaggtgcacggtgtttcctctgacacattggtgcggctggcttcctggttggatgcgcactgtgttaagaagcagtgctgtTTGTTTGGGTTGTGTTTGGGAGGACACGTGGCTCTTGATCTTCGTCTCTccagagtccgtacgggagttgtagcgatgagacaagatagtaactacgaACAATTGGATACTATGAAAAGGggcgtaaaaaaaaaataataataataataagcacccatttaagaaaatgactgttaaaaactgttaaatccccttggctTGATGAGGAATTGAATTGTATGGTTgaaagggatgaggcaaaaggtatggcaattaagtctggcagcccaactgattggcaaacatactgcaaattaagaaatcatgtgactaacctaaataaaaaataaactagaCTATGAAAcgaagataaattatataaagaatagTAAAAAGCCAACTTGGCTCCTTCatttattgaatcagatggctcattcatcacaaagcccactgatatcgcaaactactttaattactttttcattggcaagataagcaaacttagggatgacatgccagcaacaaacgctgacgctacacatccaagtatatcgtaccaaattatgaaagacgagaattgtacttttgaattccgtatggaagacaagccaccagggtctgacaatctggatggaaaattactgaggataatagcagatgatattgccacATCTTTAATTTAACCCTACTAGAGCGGGTgtaccctcaggcctggagggaagctaaagacattccgctacccaagaaaaGTAAAACCCCCTTTACTgtctcaaatagccgaccaatcagcctgttaccaacctttAGTAAACTtatggaaaaaattgtgtttgaccagatacaatgctattttacagtaaacaaactgACAGCAGAATTTcggcatgcttatagggaaggacattcaacaagcacaacacttacacaaatgactgattggctgagagaaattgatgataaaatgattgttggggctgtcttgttagacttcagtgcagcttttgacattatcgatcatagtctgctgctggaaaaacgtatgtgttatggcttttcaccccctgctataatgtggataaagagttacttgtctaacagaacacagatgaattctttaatggaagcctataAAATATAATcgagttagaatcaggaattccccagggtagctgtttaggccccttgctttttttttcaatttttactaacgacatgccactgactttgactaaagccagagtgtgtgtgtgtgtgtgtgtgtgtgtatatatatatatatatatatatatatatatatatatatatatatatatatatatagatagatagatgactcaacactatacacgtcagctactacagtgactgaaatgactgcaatactcaacaaagagctgcagttagtttcagagtgggtggcaaggaataagttagccctaaatatttatataactaaaagcattgtatttggaacaaaacactcactaaaccctaaacctcaactaaatcttgtaatagaTCACGTGGAAATTGAGCAAATTGAGATATccaaactgcttggagtaacactagattgtaaactgtcatggtaaaaacatattgatgcagtagtagctaagatgagaagtctgtctataataaagcgatgctctgccttaACAACACTCTACAAGGCAGGTCCTATAGGCCCTATTTTTGCGCagcttgactactgttcagtcgtgtggtcagatgTCAtgaaaggacttaggaaaattgcatttggctcagaacagggcagcacggctggcccttggatgtacacagagagctaatattaataatatgcatgtcaatctctcccggctgaaagtggaggagagattgacttcatcactacttgtatttatgagcggtattgacatgttgaatgcactgagctgtctggcaaacagctcagacacccatgcataccccacaagacatgccacaagaggtctcttcacagtccccaagtccagaacagactatgggaggcacacagtactacatagagccatgactacatggaactctattatACGTCAAGTAACTGACaccagcagtaaaattagattaaaaaaaacaccttatggaacagcggggactgtgaagcaacacaaacattggcacagacgcatacacacacacgcactatacacacacattgatttattACTGTAGATATTTGGTAGTTGTGGAGTAGGAGCCTGAGGGTGCactgtgttgtgaaatctgtgaatgtaatgttttaaaatgatataaactgccataattttgctggaccccaggaagagtagctgctgctgctTTTACAGCAGCttatgaggatccataataaatacaaatacaataagGTTTGtgctaatgaatacaaccctgaaCTTTTCTTCTCCATTGCAGAATGTGTAAAGTTTCATTAGccgaatgaacacaacccagggcTCCAGTCTGTCAGACACATGGGGAGAATTTGAATTGCATTTGATTTTGAATTGCATTTGAAGTTTCCTCTTCCTCTCAAAGCCCATTTGTTGAGAAGGACAGAGCAGAGGTCCCTAACCTCTGATCTTGTCATCCTATTGGTTTTGAGAAGGAATCAAGGAAATGCCATTGAGATTCTCCCATGGAGACTCCACTGGTGGAGGAAGGTTTATTTCTGCTGTGTGAGTGAGTCATAGTGCTATGGGAAGATCCACGTTCTCTCCTCGTCtgcttctcaaaacccattggatgagaaagacTGAGGTCCCTCCCCTCTGGCCTTgacctccaatgggttttgagaaagggagaggggacgtgaagagtatgcaattgagatcttccctatgtcgctgtgtgtctctgtcaaaGCAGCAGGCTGCGTCACTGCTGTCTGTGGGGGGTTCTTCATGGAGTCAGAACAAGAGCTACGTGTATGAGAGAGGGAGTCCCACCCACATCTCTGagcaagccacacacacacacacacacacaatcaacacTCATTGTGCTTGGCCACTATGGAGTGAGTTGCAAAtaattctccctttctctccccctctctttctccctctctctgtgtgtatcttagTTACTCtaataatggtggtggtggagggggaatgGGCCAACGCCCCCCCTCTGACTTCACCCaggctgctgccgctgctgttgCCGCCGCTGCTGCCACGGCAACCGCCACTGCCACAGCAACAGTTGCAGCCATCCAGGAGAAGCAGAACCAGGAAATGAACTACGGCCAGGTAAGAGGCTCCACCTTACCGTGTGTGTGAACAGGAAACTGCTTACCTGGACAGCTTTCCTCTAAACAGGGCTATTTCTTAAACAATTTATTGGGGGGATATTGtgcttctgtttggttcattgTTAGAGCTCATTACACACCCTGCAGGACAGAGCAGGAACTAGCTCTGCCACACCCACACACGCTCCAGACTCCAGAGACATGGGCTtgattagagggagaacataagTATTTTTTAGCAGACTGTTTACACCTCTACAGAATCTGTCTCTGAGGAGAAACCACACTAAGTCCTATCTCTTCATCGgtctgtttctctcctttttttctctttttttgtttCTGTCTCTTCAGATGGGCGGAGGACCCTCCTCCTACAGTACCCAGTTCCTGTCCCACCCGGGCCCCCAGCAGAGTGGGCCCCGTGGCCCCCCGGGGATGAGCCCCAGTGGGATGGTCCAGTCCCGGCCTGGACAGCACCCCTCAATGGGGGGCATGGGGTACCCCTCGCACCCCTCCCAGGGTCAGGGCCAGAGGATGTCCCAGCAGCACCCAGGCTACCCAGCAGGTCAACAACAGGGGCTCAAACGCCCCTACCAATCTGAGGTACACTTAGAATATACACAGAGCAAACACATGCAAGACACTAACACGTGTCAACATGAGCTTACAAactccccctgtccctcccccagGGTTTCCCAGGGCAGCAACAGTATGGTTCAGGGGGCATGTCTCCGTACCATGGTGGCCAGCCCCTCCAGTACCCCCCGGCCCCCAGCAGCGCCCGCCCCAGTCCCCATCATACCACCCCAACCAGCGCATGCCCCCCATGGCACAGTACCAGCAAGGACCACCCAACCCGGCACAGTACTACAAGGTAAGCCGTGAGATCACACTCCTGTGTTTAGGTTAACTTGTGAAAGGGGTTAGCAGCAATGCAGCCGACCCAAGATCACACACGTCCTCCATTTAATAGGGGTTCGATATCCGCTTACGCCTTATTTGACTTCCCTTTCATCTCTCACGTTTTTGTTCACAAATAAAAGCTTTTAAAATATGAAAGGAATGGAATTCTGTTTTCCTTaataaaaatatatgtattttaaaGTAAGTATTTTACATTTAATTTACatctgtcatttagcagatgctattatCCGGAGCGAAATActtgagcaattagggttaagtgccttgctcaagggcaccaaCAGATTTTGTCACTTTCTCTGCTCAGGGTTTTGAACCAGTGACTttttcagttactggccaaaTGCTCTTAATCGCTACATGTTATTGACCGCTACCTCTTAGTGTCTGGTGATGCTGATCTTGTGCTGATATTTTTTCAggttttatttaacccttattttaccaggtaagttgactgagaacaaattctcatttacagcaatgatctggggaatagttacaggggagaggaagggggatgaatGCGCCAactggaagctggggatgattaggtggccatgatgatatgagggacagattgggaatttagccaggacacctaggataacacccctactcttacgataagtgccatgggatctttagtgatggctccctacacagggcaatgtccccaatctctgccctggggcattgggatatatatatttttttagaatagagttaacctcttgaaactctgggggcagtatttcatttttggatgaaaaacgttccctttttaaacaagatattttgtcacaaaaagatgctcgactatgcatataattgatagctttggaaagacaacactctgaagtttccagaactgcaaagatattgtctgtgagtgccccagaacaggagctacaggcaaaaccaagatgaaactgcaaccaggaaatgagcaggatttttgaggctctgtttttcattgtctccttatatggctgtgaatgcgacaggaatgagcctgccctatctatcgtttccccaacgtgtctgcagcattgtgacgtatttgtaggcatatcattggaagattgaccgtaagagactacatttgccaggtgtccgcccggtgtcctccgtcgaaattggtgcgtcattttcagctgctggtatttttccatgggattctgagacgaaagcaggcttccacgaacggcatatcaatgaagagatatgtgaaaaaacaccttgaggattgattctaaacaacgtttgccatgtttcggtcgatattatggagttaatttggaaaaagtttgacgttttggtgactgaatttttggttcgtttcggtagccaaatgtgatgtacaaatggagcgatttctcctacacaaagattctttcaggaaaaactgaacatttgctatgtaacagtctcctcattgaaaacatccgaagttcttcaaaggtaaatgattttatttatttggttttctggtttttgtgaaaatgttgtgctaaatgctacgctaaatgctaagctagctatcaatactcttacacaaatgcttgattttgctatggttcaaaagcatattttgaaaatctgagatgacagtgttgttaagaaaaggctaagcttgagagcaggcatattattttcatttcatttgcgattttcagaaatcgttaacgttgcgttatgctaatgagcctgaggctgtattcacgatcccggatccgggatgggtagtatcaacaggtttagagtgcctcctactggcactccaacacaactgattattgtgtgtgtgtttaaacagGAGCAGCAGTACAATGGGCAGCAGGGTAACATGCCACCAGGAGGCTACAACGCCTTCACACAGGCTGCTGTCAATGCGGTAAgccaccttgtgtgtgtgtgtgtgtgtagtttagcGGTGTGGAGTAGATGGTCCTTTGCTTTGGAATGTTTGGGTCCTTTGCAAATGTAATTTATAATATAATTGTAATTTTTCGATCCAAATAAAGAACATGTGTTAGGCTGTGGCACACAGGGATTTTGTGTCAGCAATTAGATTGAGCTAAATGGTTTTTCAATGCGAGTCATACGTTGACATATGATGGACAACGGAGATGATTGTCTGTTAAAAAACAAACTCAATTGCTGTATGCTACTCATCTAAAAATAGTTGACTAGAATTGACAATTAAATAATGAATATACAATTGAATCTGTGTTCATGCATGTCTTTATAGCCGTAGTGTTATACAGTAACTGTTATACAGtaactgattcagaggggttgggttaaatgctgaAGGCACATTTCAGTTGattgcattcagttgtacaactgacaaggtatccaCCTTTCACTTTATGTATTGTAGCCTTAAGATGATATCTTCTATTTAAAACTCTCCCTCAGCAGGGTGGCCGAGTGATGCCGGGGTACCCCAGTTCTCCTTTGGGGGGTAACCCAACCCCTCCCATGACTCCAGGCAGCATGCCCCCCTACCTGTCACCCGGTGGGCCTGGACCGGACACCAagcccccctacctcccccaAGGCCCTGACATCAagcccccctacctcccccaAGGCCCTGACATCAAACCCAACATCAACTCCCTACAGCCCCCCACTGGTGAGATACTTACTGCAGCACACTCCTTTATCATGTTATTGGACTAATGGAAATGTATTGAGAGAggcctgggtcgtgttcattagacACCAAACCGGGGAAAAAAACAGACTGAAATGAGAAGAGACTGCCTGGACGTGTCCAGTAAGAAATGCACATTTGTTTTCCTTTGCAAAATGTTCCTTTGTGTTccttaatgaacatgaccctgggaCCAATTCATAGGTTAAATACCTGTGCACTCTCATTCCCCTCCCCCTGTTTAGGTAACCCTAGCGACGACCTGCGGCTGACCTTCCCGGTGCGCGACGGTGTGGTGCTGGAGCCGTTCCGATTGGAGCACAACCTGGCAGTCAGCAACCATGCCTTCCAGCTGCGAGACTCTGTCTACAAAACCCTCATGATGAGGTCAGAGCCCAACGCCTCTCAACCAATCACTCAGCCGTTTCTGTGACGTGATCCAGTGTTTTTTAATACCGTGTCGTTTAGAGTTTTACCACATTATTAATTAATGACACTGGTGTGTGTGCGCGAATCTTTTGACTGTTTGTGTCCTAGGCCTGACCTGGAGCTGCAGTTTAAGTGTTATCACCATGAGGACCGGCAGATGAACACTAACTGGCCCGCTTCCGTACAGGTACAATCACACTTACAGGTACAATCACACGTACAGGTACAATCACACGTACAGGTACAATCACACGTACAGGTACAATCACACGTACAATCACATGTACAGGTACAATCACACGTACAGGTACAATCACACGTACAGGTACAATCACACGTACATTCACACTTACAGATACAATCACACGTACAGGTACCcattcaaatacacacacacacacacacacacacacacacagagagagagcgatcaaAGCATAACAGACGTTTCCCATGATAGCAGGGTTTTTTTTCCACATACAACTGGATCTATGTGCATGTACACACATCCAAATCAGAATGGGTTAGGCTGGGATTACGCTCCCCTAAGCGCTCTCACTTATGCTTGCGTAAAGTTACAAATTCTGGCATGCGCCGAAATATCAAAGTTGTTGTGGAGTCTCAGCAGAGTTCATCTAGTGCAAGGGTGGGCAGTTCCAGTCCTcaatggcctgattggtgtcacatgTTTGCCCCAgggaacacacctgactccaataatcacctaatcatgatcttcagtttagaatgccatttgattaatcagctgtgtttgctagggacggagaaagtgtgacaccaatcaggccctcgaggactggaattgcccacccctgATCTACTAATCCAGCCTTGGTTTCTGGGTTAACAAGTTGATGAAAGACAACTGTGAATTAGCTAGCCATTTGAGCCACAGGGTAGCATACATGGTAGCATTCAGTAGGGTACAAGGTACTGAACATTGTAGATAGGAATCATCAGTTTCATTGATGTATTTCTTACTCAATATCTCTACTCTGGATGTCTGTTCTACACAACATATTTCTGTTCAAACGTTCCACAATGCTGCACCCTATACTGAAGGTGGCCCAAGGCCCATGTTCATAAatcgtctcagagtaggagtgttgCTCTAGGATCCGTTTGTCCTTTTAGCTCATAACGAATACGGTCATATGGACAGCGGTTACCTGATcatagatcagcactcctgctcTGAGGCCAGTGTGACGACTGTGACTAGCGTGTTAGCCGACCCTCCATTCACCTGTCTGTCATGTAGGTTTCTGGTCCTTGCTTACAGGTGAGTGTGAACGCCACACCGCTCACCATCGAGAGGGGAGACAACAAGACGTCCCACAAGCCCCTCTACCTCAAGCAGGTGTGTCAGCCGGGACGCAACACCATCCAGATCACCGTCACCGCCTGCTGCTGCgtaagtgggggggggggggagggggtgcatGGGACATGTTTTGCATAGTGGGCAAAACTGTTTGCATTAATGACGTCATGGTTAGGTGGTATACTGGTTCTATAAGCATGTTTTGTTAACATCTTTATAAAATCTTTATCTGGTCAGAAAACCAAAATATGAGGTCTTAGCAACAACGTCTTGATCTTGTCATGAAAAATATTTCTTTACCTGGTTGTAACAAGACAGGTTGGGTAGAATCTGGTTTTATGATATCTTAACAACCAGTTTACAGCCAGAAAAGTACTTCACCTGGCAAATTTTGCATGCTGGATGTGCATATCTGTTGGTCTACAAGTGTTATGCAGGATCCAAATGaacctccccatgtctctctctctcccccatctctttcttcccatctcactctgtctccctccagtcccACCTGTTTGTGTTGCAGCTGGTCCACAGGCCATCAGTACGCTCAGTTCTACAAGGTTTAATGAAGAAGAGATTACTGCCCGCAGAGCACTGTGTGTCTAAGAGtgagtggaacacacacacacacacacttgattgACTGCCTGGTTGGTGCTCAGAAAGACAGACTTTGTCGCAATTCTCACCTATTTTCTGGCCTGccttgtctcctcccccaccccgcCATGTCCCTCTCCTCAGTTAAGAGGAACTTCAATAGTGGGACCATCCCTGGAACCACAGGGCTGAACGGAGAGGATGGTGTGGAGCAGACAGCCATCAAAGTCTCTCTGAAATGTCCCATCACCTTCAGACGCATCCAGCTGCCC includes these proteins:
- the zmiz2 gene encoding LOW QUALITY PROTEIN: zinc finger MIZ domain-containing protein 2 (The sequence of the model RefSeq protein was modified relative to this genomic sequence to represent the inferred CDS: inserted 1 base in 1 codon), producing the protein MFGTLQNTLYRHLGAACQGLVDPPVPPMNPLNSMKPGLPPTPHSDGNFLYDSASWQQGTNQQPGALSVVTTVWGVTNPSHSQVFGAPMGPGGNSGGHMMQGSGGGGGMSPGVNHQYQSYGDKGYGQPGLYGRPNTAYNQAPPYGQSYSNNGGGGGGMGQRPPSDFTQAAAAAVAAAAATATATATATVAAIQEKQNQEMNYGQMGGGPSSYSTQFLSHPGPQQSGPRGPPGMSPSGMVQSRPGQHPSMGGMGYPSHPSQGQGQRMSQQHPGYPAGQQQGLKRPYQSEGFPGQQQYGSGGMSPYHGGQPLQYXPGPQQRPPQSPSYHPNQRMPPMAQYQQGPPNPAQYYKEQQYNGQQGNMPPGGYNAFTQAAVNAGGRVMPGYPSSPLGGNPTPPMTPGSMPPYLSPGGPGPDTKPPYLPQGPDIKPPYLPQGPDIKPNINSLQPPTGNPSDDLRLTFPVRDGVVLEPFRLEHNLAVSNHAFQLRDSVYKTLMMRPDLELQFKCYHHEDRQMNTNWPASVQVQSHLQVSGPCLQVSVNATPLTIERGDNKTSHKPLYLKQVCQPGRNTIQITVTACCCSHLFVLQLVHRPSVRSVLQGLMKKRLLPAEHCVSKIKRNFNSGTIPGTTGLNGEDGVEQTAIKVSLKCPITFRRIQLPARGHDCRHIQCFDLESYLQLNCERGTWRCPVCNKSALLEGLEVDQYMLGILIYIQNSDYEEITIDPVCGWRPVPIKPDIHIKEEADGPVLKRCRTVSPSHMMMPNVMEMIAALGPASSPYQGLPPGGRNTPDYNSQAGQGYSSQSGFSEFPNTPGTPTLRDFTSPGPPNIYQQDQMSHSGRMDPSHNALQQQQQQQHQQGVHGNQSIGGGVGGQMQQRNSNTQNARLQTEGSFGLGGAGGGEGADHTLDLLPELTNPDELLSYLGPPDLPSNSNDDLLSLFENN